The Streptomyces sp. NBC_00335 DNA window GCTGCGCGAACGCATCGCGCTCCACCTGTCCGCCGAACAGCCCGGGGACGTCCTGCCCCTGGTGCAGGGCGATGCGCGGACCCGGCACGCCGAGCACGTACTCGAAGGCGACCTGTCCGGCCGCACCGTCCTCGTCGTCGACGACGACGCGCGCAACCTCTTCGCCCTCAGCGGGGTCCTGGAACTGCACGGCATGCGCGTCCTGCACGCCGAGGACGGCCGCAAGGGCATCGACACCCTCGTCCGCAACCCGGGCGTCGACATCGTCCTGATGGACGTGATGATGCCCGAACTGGACGGCTACGCCGCCACCGCCGAGATCCGGCGCATGCCGCAGTACGTGAGCCTGCCCATCATCGCGGTCACCGCCAAGGCGATGCCCGGGGACCGGGAGAAGAGCCTCGCCGCCGGAGCCAGCGACTACGTCACCAAGCCGGTGGACGCCGACGACCTCATCGCCCGCATCCGGCGAAGGCTCAGCCGATGACCGCGGACACCCACCGGCACGACGATGCCCGCCGGCCGGAAGCCCCTGACGGCGATCGGCCCACGGGCCTCGTCCCGCAGCAGGCTCCGACGCCCCTGGGGCGCCTCGTCGCCACCGTGGAACGGCTGCGGCGCGAGGTGCTGGAAGCACAAGCGGCCGCCGACGGGCGGGCCTTGGTCGAACTGGCCAAGGGCATCCTGATCGGGCAGCTGAGCTGCACCCCGGCCGCGGCGGCCCGCCAGCTCGACGTGCTGTGCCGCGAGAGCGGGATGTCCCCCCTCGAACTCGCCGCCGACATCGTCAACCAGGCCTCCCGCGACCACGTCAGCGAGATCGCCGCCGAGTTCGTCGAACGCACGGCGACGGGTGCGGGTACGGGGGCCGGCGACGGCGGCGCCGACCCCGCCGGGCAGTCCTCCACGGTGTCCGTACGGCTGCGCACCGCCGAGAGCGGGGTGCTCGCCGTCGCCGCCGACACCCAGGCGGTCGCCGAGTCCCTCCTGGCGAACGCCCTCGGCCCCCTGGGAGCGGTAGCGGTGGCCGTGTGGACGGCGGTCCCCGACGGTTCGCTGACCCTCGCGGGCCACGCCGGCTTCCCGCCCAGGGACGCCGCCCGCTGGCGCCACGTCCCCCCGGGCGTCTCCACCGTCGCCCGCCTCGCGCTGGCGGAACGCCGGCTGGTCACCCTCCCCGACCTCGACCGGGCAGGGCTCCCCTCCGTCGGCCGCGCCGCGTGGCCCGATGGCGGGCGCATCGCGGTGCCCACGGGGACGGGCGGACGGATCCAAGGCGTCCTGGAGATCTGCTGGCCACGCCCCCTGGAGCCGCAGTCACCCCAGATCGAGCGGCAGGTCGAGGCCCTCGCCGAACTGTGCGCCCGCACCATGGACGTCTCGCCCCCGCGCGACCCCGCGGCCGCCGACGCGGTCCTCCCGGACGTCGCCGAGCTCATCGACCTCGCCGAGGGACTCCAGGACCCGGCCGTGGTCCTCACCCCGGTCCTCGACTCCGAGGGCCGCCTCGCCGACTTCCGGATCCGGCACACCGGCAGCCGCTTCGTCGACCCGGTCGGACGACCGCGCGGAGACGTCAACGGCGCCCTGCTGCTGGAGGCCTACCCCCTCGCCGCCGGCGAGAACGGACTCTTCGACATCATCGAGCGCGTGCACGCCACCGGCGAGCCCTTCCGCGCCGAACGCATGAGCCTGACCGCGCTCGTCGACCAGATCCCGCTCACCTCGGTCGCGAACATCAGCGTCAGCCGCCACGGCTCCGCCGTCCTGCTGATCTGGCGGATCCAGGACGAGACGGCCCGGCTGGCCAACCTCCTCCAGCACGCCCAGCGCCTGGGCCGGATCGGAGGCTTCGAGGAGAACCTCGTCACCGGCGAGACCACCTGGAACGCACAGCTCTACGATCTCCACGGACTCCCGCCCACCGCGCCCCCGGTCCGGCTTCGCGAACTCCCCGGCTACGCACACCCCGACGACTCCGCGGCCCTGGCCCGCTTCCTGCGCGCGGTGCTCCGCCAGCGCCACCCCGCCTCCGTCAACCTGCGCCTGCGCAGACCCGACGGAATCACCCGCCACATCCGGGTCGTCGCCGAGCCCGTCCTCGACGCGGACCAGCGGCTGCACGCCGTGCGCGGCGCCTACCAGGACATCTCCGCCCAGCACTGGACCGAGGTGGCGCTGGCCGCGACCCGCGACCAACTCGCCCACACCGAAGCCGAGTCCGCCGAGCGGAGCCGCCTGGCCCTCCAGCTCCAGCACGCCATCATGCCCCCCACCCCACCGGCCATCGAGGCCCCGGGCCTGCGGGTCGCCGTCCGCTACCGGCCGGCGGAGATCGAGGCGCTCGTCGGCGGAGACTGGTACGACACCGTGGTCCTGCCCTCCGGGCTCATCATGCTGTCGGTGGGCGACGTCGCCGGGCACGGCATCGAGGCGGCCACCGGCATGGTCGTCCTGCGCAACGCCCTGCGCGGCCTGGCCGTCACCGGGGCGGGCCCGGCCCAACTGCTGTCCTGGCTCAACACGGTCACCCATCACCTGGCCAAGCACGTGACGGCCACCGCCGTCTGCGGCCTCTTCGACCCGAGCACGAGGGTGATGCGCTGGGCCCGCGCCGGCCACCTGCCCCCCGTACTCGTCCGCGGAGGGGAGGCGGAGGCCTTCCCGCTCATCGAGGGCCTGCTCCTCGGAGCCCTGCCCGAGGTCACCTACGTCGAGCGGGAAGTGCAGCTCGAACCGGACGACACGCTGCTGATGTACACGGACGGGCTGGTGGAGCGCCGGGACTCCTCGGTGCAGGAGTCGCTCGGCCACCTGATGCACGTGGCGGCCGGCGCCGCCGGGGACCTGGACGGCCAACTGGACCGCCTCCTCGCCGAGAGCCGTTCCGACACGGACGACGACACGTGCGTGATCGGCATCCGGGTCGGCTGAGGGCCCTGGCCGGGCCCCGGCGGGCCCCGGCCGGGTCCGCCCCCGGGCGACTACCGGGCGGCGATCCGAACGGAGTCGACGATCACGTCCTGCCTGGGCGCCCCGTCGCCCCCGCCGTCCTTGGTCCCCCTCCTCGCGATCCCGTCCAGCACGTGCGCGTTGTGGGTGATCCTGCCGAAGGGGGTGTAGGCCGGGGGCAGCCGGGTGTCCTCGTAGACGAGGAAGAACTGGCTGCCGTTGGTTCCCGGCCCCGCGTTCGCCATGGCGACCGTACCGGCCGGATAGACGGCGCCCGTCAGGTTCTCGTCCGCGAAGCGGTAGCCGGGTCCGCCGGCGCCGGTACCGGTGGGGTCCCCGCACTGCAGGACGAAGATGCCGGCGGTGGTGAGGCGGTGGCACGTGGTCCCGTCGAAGTACTTCCGGCCGGCCAGGTACGCGAAGGAGTTCGTGGTGCACGGGGCCTTCGCCGTATCGGCTTCGAAGACCACGTCGCCGTGGTTCGTGCGGAGCGTGGCCGCGTACGGCCGCAGACGACCGACATCCGAGGACGGAGTCCCCACGTTCCGGGCCGCCTTCCCGTCCGGCGTGTACGTACAGGTGGAGGCGGCCGCGGCCGGCCCCGTGGGCCCGGTCACCAGCCCGGCGGCGAGTGCGGCGCCGGCGGCCACGCGGAGAACGTTCGAGAGCATGGGGTTCCAATCCAAGAGGAGGGACCGGATCTTGATACCGGTGTCCCGCGCCGCCCGGGGGCGAAACGCCGTGCGGGTCCTCCGATCAGCGGACCCGAGCGGCTCGCACACCCGACCGAGCACTCAGCCGAGCAGTCCATCGATCAACCGGGGAGCACATGTGAACCAGCGGCCCGAGCCCTTGCCCTTGGCCTTGCCCTTCGAGATCCTCCCCGGCGCCGGCACGTCGCCGGTGATCCTGCACGTGCCGCACTCCTCGCGCGTCATACCGGAGTCCGTCCGCCCCGGAATCCAGCTGTCCGACCGGGCGCTCGCACGGGAGCTCGACCACATCACCGACTCCCACACCGCCGAGATCGCCGCGGCGGCCGCGGCCGGCTGCGCCGTCACGCCGTGGCGGTTCGTCAACGGACTGTCCCGGCTGGTCGTCGACCCCGAGCGGTTCCCCGACGAGCGCGAGGAGATGCTCGCCGTGGGCATGGGGGCGGTGTACACGCACTCCACCCACCGGGAGCGCCTGCGCCCCGAAGGCTTCGACGTCCGGCCGTTGCTCGACCGCTACTTCCACCCGTACGCCGACGCGATGACCCGGGCCGTGGAGGACCGGCTGGAGGCCACCGGCCGGGCCGTGATCATCGACGTGCACTCGTACCCGACGCAGCCCCTCCCGTACGAACTGCACGGGGACGGCCACCGGCCGCCGATCTGCCTGGGCACGGACCGCTTCCACACCCCGGCCGCCCTTCTGGCCGCCGCCGAGAAGGCGTTCGCGGGCTTCGGCGGCACCGGACTCGACAGCCCCTTCGCCGGTACGTACGTGCCACTGAAGTACTACGGCAAGGACGACCGGGTCGGCGCGCTGATGGTCGAGATCCGCCGCGACACGTACATGGCGGAGCCCGGCGGCCCCGCCGGCGCCGGCCTCGCCGCGCTGGCGGCGGCTCTGACGGAACTCGTGGACGACCTGCTCCCGTGACCCGGTGCCGATGCGCGACTCCCACGTGGCGCCGGGGGGCGCCGGGCGGTGGATCGCGGGGCACCGAGGCCTGCCGTTCCGCCTCGACCTGACCGTGCTCCGGGCATCGGCCGGCTGCCGGCCGGTCGCGGGCGCCGCGATGACCCCGACCCCGTCACCGGACGCATCCGGCTACCGGGCGGCGTACGCTCTGGGCATCGCCTGACGTCCACACCGCCCGTTCAGCTCACTGAGCGGCGTCCGAAGGCTCGTAGGAGAGGCTCGCCATCGGGGAATGCGTGGTCCAGCCCAGCGAGGAGTAGAGCGCCTGCCCCTCGGAGGTGCCCACCAAGAGCCCGGTCTTCGCGCCGGACTCGTACGCGATGTTCTGCAGGGTGCGCATCACCAGGACGCCGAGGCCCTTGCGCCGGTGCTCGGCGGCGGTCGCGACCTGGTCGACCACGGCGTGCGCGCCGGCCCGGGCGATCTGGCCACGGGCGGCGAAGTGCCCGTCGAGGGTGCGGACCAGCACCCGGCTGACTCCGTCCCGGGTCCAATGGGTGAGCGTGTATCCGGCCGGCACTTCAGGGTGCTCCGGCGCGAGGTGGCAGGTCATCAGGAAGCCGGGACCGTCGAGCCTCCAGCCGGGCCCGACCCAGGGCAGGACCGTCTGGTCCTCGGCGAACAGCTTCAGCCAGGTGCCCGGCGCGCTCGTCGTGGCCACGATCTTGCGCACATCGGCCTCGGAGGGCTCGGGGAGCACGTGCCGGGCGACGTGGTGGGGCTGCCCGACGTCGATCGTCCACCCCCACGGCTCACCGATCGGGTCCGAGCTGCCGCGGGAGACGACCCAGCCGTCGATCCACATCTGCACGAGCTCGCTGATCCTGGTGTCCGGCATCGCCGCCCGCCCCCTGACTGGTAATGACTGATATGGCCAAGGAGACCTTACGTGCCGGGAGTTGGATTTGGCCATAGGGGCCGGCCGTCCGGTCAAGGGTGAAGTCGAACGTAAAGTATTCGCCCGATGACGATGAGTGACGAATCAGGTGTGCGGAGACTCCTGGCGGGCAGATAACCCCCATGCTCTCGGACATGATCGAACGGCTGCGGCTCCTGCCGCGCCCGCGCCGAACCCCCGTCTTCACCGCCGACTTCGCCTCTCCCACCCAGTGGATCGCCGGCCACTCGTGGGCCTATCCCGACGGCGGCCCGGTCAACCCGGGCGACAACAAACTGGACCACCTCACCGAAGACCCCGCCTACAGCCGGGCCGGGGTCTTCCGGGCGACACCGCGCCCCGACGGCGACTGGGACTGCGGGCTGCTCACCACCGAGGGCAGCGACGAGGGCTTCGAGCTGCGCACCGGAGACGTGCTGGAGGCCCGGGTGAAACTGCCGGTGCAGATCGGCGCCTGGCCCGCCATCTGGACCTGGCGCGACGGGGGCCAGGAGATCGACGTCTTCGAGTACCACCCCGACAACCCGGACCTCCTCGAACTCTCCAACCACGTCCGGGCGGCGCATCGCTACCACCGTGACCCGGCGGTCCGGCCCGGAGCGTGGATCGACCTGAAGGTCGAGTTCGGGAGGGGTTCGGTCGTCTGGTGGGTCAACGGCGACCGCGTCTTCAGCGACGGCAGGGGAGTGGGCCGCCGCTGGTCCGCGTACCTCATCGTCAACCTCTCGGTCTGCGCGGGCAGGTACCACCCGGCTCCGGAGCCCGGGGTCACGGAGCTGTCCTACGAGGTCGCGCAGTTGAGGGTCTACCGGACACACCGGGGGCTGCTCTAGGGCTGCTCCAGAGCGGCAACGCAGCTGAAGCGGCCGGATTCGAGGGGAATCCGGTGGCCGGGACGCGCCCTGGACGCTGAATCCGGGGTGCGTTACCTTCCGGCGCCATGAGACTTCTGGGAGTTGGCATGTGCGCGGCGGCTCTGCTGCTGGGGGTGGTGGCCGCCCCGGCGCAGGCCGCAGACGAGTCACGGGACCTCCGGGGTGCGCACTGGGCGTTGAAGGAGACCGGCAAGGACGCCCGCTTCCGCGGACTGGCGGCGGTCAGCCGGTCCACTGCCTGGGTGGCCGGCTCGAAGGGGACCGTACTGCGCACCTCCGACGGCGGCCGCAGCTGGCGCGACGTCTCACCGCCCGGCGCCGTCACGGAGGGTCTGGAGCTGCGGGACATCGAGGCCTTCGACGGCCGGCGCGCCGTGGCCCTGTCCATCGGCGAGGGCGAGGCCTCCAGGGTGCTGCGCACCGAGGACGGCGGCGCCACCTGGACGGAGACCTTCCGCAACCCCGACCCGCGGGCCTTCTACGACTGCCTCACCTTCTTCGACTCCCGCCACGGCCTCGCGATGAGCGACCCGGTGGACGGCAAGTTCCGCATCCTGTCCACGGACGACGGCGGCCGGAGCTGGCGGGTGCTGCCGAACGCCGGGATGCCGGACGCGCTGCCGGGTGAGGCGGGCTTCGCGGCGAGCGGTCAGTGCCTGGTCTCCGCCGGACGGCGCGACGTCTGGCTGGCCACCGGCGGAGGCCCCGTCGCGCGGGTGCTCCATTCCGCGGACCGCGGCCTGACCTGGCAGGTCGCCGACTCCACCCTCCCCGCGGGCGATTCGGCGCGCGGGGTCTTCGCGCTCGCCTTCAAGGACCGTACGAGGGGCCTGGCGGTCGGCGGCGACTACCGCACCGGGCAGGCCTCCCCGCAGGCCGGGGCGGTGTCCTCGGACGCGGGCCGCACCTGGAGCCCGGCGTCGACCCCGCCGCCGGCCTACCGGTCGGGCGCGGCCTGGTTCCCGTACGGCGCCCGCACGGCCCTGGCCGTGGGCCCGACGGGAACGGACGTGACCCGGGACGGCGGCCGGACCTGGCGAACGCTCGACCCGGGGTCGTTCGACACGGTCACCTGCACGCCGGACGGCGGCTGCTGGGCTGCGGGGGAGAAGGGCCGGGTCGGGCGCCTGGAAGGGGTGCGCGGACGCTGACCGGCGTCACCTGCCGCCGTGCGCCGCCCGCAGCCGGGCCAGGTAGAGAGCCGGGTCGGGGCCTTGTGCCCCGTCCTGGGCTCCGTGCCGGACGAGGGTCAGGTCCCCGCCCGAGTCGATGCGCAGCATGGTGGTGGCCGCGTGCGGGGTACCGGCGTGGCGCAGCGCGTCGGCGTCGACGACCGGGATGCCGGGCCCGAACATCGCCGTCGCACGGGCCGCCGAGTCCGCGGGCGGCTGCCCGGTCCGGTTGGCGCTGCTGACGTAGAGGTGCGGAAAGTCCGTCAGCAGCGGGGCCAGCGGCCGCCAGTGCGCGCCGAACAGCAGGAGGTGGCCGTCGCGGAGCGCGGGTTCGGTCCAGGGCGACGGCCGCGCCGGCGCGCGCACGGGCACCAGCAGCGTGACCAGTTCCTCGCGCAGCAGGGCGAACGTGGTGCGGAGCGCGGCCGGTGCCAGGGCGAGTTCCGTGCCGAGGTCGCTCCAGACGGCGTCGTCGTGGACCCACAGGGCGACTTCCTGGCCTGAGGGGCGGCCCTTCGCGTCATTGACGGCCGCGGGGGTGGTGGCGGCGACGACGTAGGTGAGCGGGCTGGGGTTGGGCAGGATGGCGGCCCCTCCGGCCCGCAGGGCGTCGGCGGCGGCGCCGGTGTACGGAAGGCGGGTGTCCAGCATGGGGTGAGTCCGTTCAGGGTGCGGGTTCGGGTGCGGGTGCGGGTGCGGGTGTCGACGTTGGTGTGGGCGAGGGCGAGGGCGTGGCGGCGGTGAGGCCTTCGAGGTATGCGGCGAAGTCCGCGTCGGGGACCTGGGCCTGGTTCAGGCGGTAGGCGCGGTCCTTGACCCAGGTCAGGGCCTCGCCGGTCCGGTCCGGATCCAGGTGGTGGCCCAGGCGTTCGGCGACCGCGCGCAGCACGCGCCGGCTGGCGAGGTGGGTCAGTACCACGGTCGGCGCGAGTCCCAGGTGGCGCTCGGGGTCGTAGGGCTGGAAGGTACGGGGGTGCGTGAAAGGGGTGCCGGTGGAGATCGTGGCGACCCCGGTGCCCACGATCGGAGCGGTGACGGTGAGCGGCACCCCGGTCTCCGCGGACACCATCCGGGCGATGCCCGGCAGCCGCGTGAGGTCCGGCTCCGTCCACCACGGCTCGCAGTCGGGCCCCAGGACGTACGCGGCCTTGGCCCGGTCGTGCGCGAGCAGGAAGAGCAGCTGCTCGGTGGCGACCATTCCGCTGCGCTCGGCCATGCCCAGCCAGGAACAGGCCGCGACCCGCGCCCCGCTCTCCAGGGCGGCCAGGGTGTTGGCGAGGCCGAGACCGAGGTCGTTGTGGAGATGGGAGACCAGGACCGTGTCCCGGCCGGCGCCGGCGGCGACCCGCCGGAAGAGGTCCCGGGTCTGCCCGGGCAGCAGGTCGCCGACCGTATCGGCCAGCACGATCGTGGCCGCCCCTTGAGCCGTCATCCGGCCGGCGTACTCGGCCACCAGGGCGTGGTCCGCGCGCGGCGCGTCCACCAGGCACACGTCCACCGCCGTGCCGCCGGCGCGGTCCACGGCCTCCTTGACCACGTCGAGTCCCCGGTCCAGGGCCGCACGGGCGTCCGTGTGCACCAGGGCGCGGGCGGTGGCCTCGGAGGCGGCCACGATCACCATGATCCGCCCGTGCGCCGCACCGCGAACCGCGCTCAGCGCCAGCCGTACGTCCTCCACCGTGCCCCGGCAGATCGCGGACGGACTCACCGACTCCTGTGCCTCCAGGGCGACTTGCCGGGTCGCCTCGAACTCCTGCCCGCAGACGGAGGGGAACCCCGCGGCGAAGACCACGTGCCGGGGGCCGTCGGTCCCGAACACCGCCCCCTGCTCGCGGGCGAGCCGCACCCGGAAGTCGGCGCTCATCAGGGTCTTCGCCTGCGCGCCGTCCCGTGCCGACTCCTCGAACAACACGACCCGTCCGGCCCCGGCCGACTCCCGCACCACGTCCACACCCACGTCCAACAACGTCCAAGCTCCCTGTTCAGCGCGGTACTTGCGCGCCCGCGCGCGCCGCGGAGATCCACTGAGAGCGATCGTAGGGGGCTCGGCATCCATGGATCCGCCCATCCTCGGACGTTCGATTCTGTGATCGAAATCGAGGTGCGCGTCGCCTCCGAAGGCTGACAAGCTGCGCCGGTGAACCGTGAACAGATCTCCAGGATCGCGCATGCCGACCACCCGATTAAGTCCCCGCTCGACGACGACTCGGTACGCCGGCTTCTGGAACGGGGCCTCCCGCGCGGGGACGAGCGGGTGCTCGATCTCGGCTGCGGCGGCGGGGAATGGCTGCTGCGGGCTTTGGCCACCCGCCCGGACCTGCACGCCGAGGGCGTCGACATCTCCGAGGACGCTCTGGCCCAGGCCCGACAGGCGGCGGGCCGCCTCGGTCTCGAAAAGCGCCTGGTCCTCCACCGGCAAGAAGCCGCCGACTTCGCCGCCCCGCAGCCGTTCGACCTGGTGCTCAGCGTCGGGGCCACGCACGCCTTCGGCGGTCTGCTGCCCACCCTCGCCGCCGCGCGCGAGCATCTGGCTCCGAGCGGTCGGGTCCTGATCGGCGAGGGATTCTGGGACCGCTCCCCGTCCCCGGAGGCCGTCGAGATGTTCGGGGACCTGGCCGACCTGGCGACCACCGTGGACCAGGTCGTCGCCGATGGCTGGACCCCCGTCCACGGGCACGTCAGCACCCGCCGCGAACTGGACGATTACGAGTGGGCCTGCTGGGGGTCGCTGGCCTCCTGGGCAGTGGACCACCCCGCAGATCCGGACAGCGCGCACGTGCTGGCGACGGCCACGGACCGCCGCACCGAATGGCTGCGCACCTACCGGGATTCCTGGGGCTTCGTTTCCCTGGTCCTGTGCCGGACGCCGAGCTGAACCAACCCGCTCGGCGGCGTCACGCGTAGCCGACCGTGACCTCCTGGAAGCCCAGGGAGTGGAGCAGGCCCTCCAGCATCGTCGTGGTGTTCTTCTCGGTGCGCTCGACGAGGCCGCTGTCGCGCGCCGCTTCCGTGATGTGCTGAACGGCCAGGCGCTGTACGGCCTGTTCACCGGCCGGATTGTTGGTGAACAGGTCGCCCAGCCGGTCCAGCA harbors:
- a CDS encoding SpoIIE family protein phosphatase, encoding MTADTHRHDDARRPEAPDGDRPTGLVPQQAPTPLGRLVATVERLRREVLEAQAAADGRALVELAKGILIGQLSCTPAAAARQLDVLCRESGMSPLELAADIVNQASRDHVSEIAAEFVERTATGAGTGAGDGGADPAGQSSTVSVRLRTAESGVLAVAADTQAVAESLLANALGPLGAVAVAVWTAVPDGSLTLAGHAGFPPRDAARWRHVPPGVSTVARLALAERRLVTLPDLDRAGLPSVGRAAWPDGGRIAVPTGTGGRIQGVLEICWPRPLEPQSPQIERQVEALAELCARTMDVSPPRDPAAADAVLPDVAELIDLAEGLQDPAVVLTPVLDSEGRLADFRIRHTGSRFVDPVGRPRGDVNGALLLEAYPLAAGENGLFDIIERVHATGEPFRAERMSLTALVDQIPLTSVANISVSRHGSAVLLIWRIQDETARLANLLQHAQRLGRIGGFEENLVTGETTWNAQLYDLHGLPPTAPPVRLRELPGYAHPDDSAALARFLRAVLRQRHPASVNLRLRRPDGITRHIRVVAEPVLDADQRLHAVRGAYQDISAQHWTEVALAATRDQLAHTEAESAERSRLALQLQHAIMPPTPPAIEAPGLRVAVRYRPAEIEALVGGDWYDTVVLPSGLIMLSVGDVAGHGIEAATGMVVLRNALRGLAVTGAGPAQLLSWLNTVTHHLAKHVTATAVCGLFDPSTRVMRWARAGHLPPVLVRGGEAEAFPLIEGLLLGALPEVTYVEREVQLEPDDTLLMYTDGLVERRDSSVQESLGHLMHVAAGAAGDLDGQLDRLLAESRSDTDDDTCVIGIRVG
- a CDS encoding peptidylprolyl isomerase translates to MLSNVLRVAAGAALAAGLVTGPTGPAAAASTCTYTPDGKAARNVGTPSSDVGRLRPYAATLRTNHGDVVFEADTAKAPCTTNSFAYLAGRKYFDGTTCHRLTTAGIFVLQCGDPTGTGAGGPGYRFADENLTGAVYPAGTVAMANAGPGTNGSQFFLVYEDTRLPPAYTPFGRITHNAHVLDGIARRGTKDGGGDGAPRQDVIVDSVRIAAR
- a CDS encoding N-formylglutamate amidohydrolase, whose amino-acid sequence is MNQRPEPLPLALPFEILPGAGTSPVILHVPHSSRVIPESVRPGIQLSDRALARELDHITDSHTAEIAAAAAAGCAVTPWRFVNGLSRLVVDPERFPDEREEMLAVGMGAVYTHSTHRERLRPEGFDVRPLLDRYFHPYADAMTRAVEDRLEATGRAVIIDVHSYPTQPLPYELHGDGHRPPICLGTDRFHTPAALLAAAEKAFAGFGGTGLDSPFAGTYVPLKYYGKDDRVGALMVEIRRDTYMAEPGGPAGAGLAALAAALTELVDDLLP
- a CDS encoding GNAT family N-acetyltransferase; protein product: MPDTRISELVQMWIDGWVVSRGSSDPIGEPWGWTIDVGQPHHVARHVLPEPSEADVRKIVATTSAPGTWLKLFAEDQTVLPWVGPGWRLDGPGFLMTCHLAPEHPEVPAGYTLTHWTRDGVSRVLVRTLDGHFAARGQIARAGAHAVVDQVATAAEHRRKGLGVLVMRTLQNIAYESGAKTGLLVGTSEGQALYSSLGWTTHSPMASLSYEPSDAAQ
- a CDS encoding beta-glucanase; the encoded protein is MIERLRLLPRPRRTPVFTADFASPTQWIAGHSWAYPDGGPVNPGDNKLDHLTEDPAYSRAGVFRATPRPDGDWDCGLLTTEGSDEGFELRTGDVLEARVKLPVQIGAWPAIWTWRDGGQEIDVFEYHPDNPDLLELSNHVRAAHRYHRDPAVRPGAWIDLKVEFGRGSVVWWVNGDRVFSDGRGVGRRWSAYLIVNLSVCAGRYHPAPEPGVTELSYEVAQLRVYRTHRGLL
- a CDS encoding WD40/YVTN/BNR-like repeat-containing protein, which codes for MRLLGVGMCAAALLLGVVAAPAQAADESRDLRGAHWALKETGKDARFRGLAAVSRSTAWVAGSKGTVLRTSDGGRSWRDVSPPGAVTEGLELRDIEAFDGRRAVALSIGEGEASRVLRTEDGGATWTETFRNPDPRAFYDCLTFFDSRHGLAMSDPVDGKFRILSTDDGGRSWRVLPNAGMPDALPGEAGFAASGQCLVSAGRRDVWLATGGGPVARVLHSADRGLTWQVADSTLPAGDSARGVFALAFKDRTRGLAVGGDYRTGQASPQAGAVSSDAGRTWSPASTPPPAYRSGAAWFPYGARTALAVGPTGTDVTRDGGRTWRTLDPGSFDTVTCTPDGGCWAAGEKGRVGRLEGVRGR
- a CDS encoding 2-isopropylmalate synthase; translation: MGVDVVRESAGAGRVVLFEESARDGAQAKTLMSADFRVRLAREQGAVFGTDGPRHVVFAAGFPSVCGQEFEATRQVALEAQESVSPSAICRGTVEDVRLALSAVRGAAHGRIMVIVAASEATARALVHTDARAALDRGLDVVKEAVDRAGGTAVDVCLVDAPRADHALVAEYAGRMTAQGAATIVLADTVGDLLPGQTRDLFRRVAAGAGRDTVLVSHLHNDLGLGLANTLAALESGARVAACSWLGMAERSGMVATEQLLFLLAHDRAKAAYVLGPDCEPWWTEPDLTRLPGIARMVSAETGVPLTVTAPIVGTGVATISTGTPFTHPRTFQPYDPERHLGLAPTVVLTHLASRRVLRAVAERLGHHLDPDRTGEALTWVKDRAYRLNQAQVPDADFAAYLEGLTAATPSPSPTPTSTPAPAPAPEPAP
- a CDS encoding SAM-dependent methyltransferase; this encodes MNREQISRIAHADHPIKSPLDDDSVRRLLERGLPRGDERVLDLGCGGGEWLLRALATRPDLHAEGVDISEDALAQARQAAGRLGLEKRLVLHRQEAADFAAPQPFDLVLSVGATHAFGGLLPTLAAAREHLAPSGRVLIGEGFWDRSPSPEAVEMFGDLADLATTVDQVVADGWTPVHGHVSTRRELDDYEWACWGSLASWAVDHPADPDSAHVLATATDRRTEWLRTYRDSWGFVSLVLCRTPS